Within the Novosphingobium pentaromativorans US6-1 genome, the region CGACCTTGCGGGCAGCAATGAAATCGGGGCGGGGCTTTTCCGCGCCGAAAGGAGCAACGAGGCGATTGCTCACCGCGTTGAATACGAAGAATGCATTGGAGCGGGGGAACGGCGTGATGTTGCCGTTCGAGCCATGCATGGTGTTGCAGTCGAACAGGATCACCGTGCCGGGCTTCCCGGTGGGTGCCGCGATGCCGTGCCTGTGGGCCAGTTCGGCCAGGCTGTACTCATCGGGCACGCCGAACTCCTGCTTGCGCAGCGAGTGCTTGTAGTGATCGTCGGGCGTCTCACCGACACAGCTGACGAAGACCCGCTGCGAACCCGGAATCAACATGAGCGGGCCGTTGTTGGCGTCGTTTTCAGCCAGCAGCACCGACATCGAGAGGCAGCGCATCGACGGCATGCCGTCCTCGGTGTGCCAGGTCTCGAAGTCCGAGTGCCAGAAGAATTCCTTGCCCTTGAAACCCGGCTTGTAGTTGAGGCGCGACTGGTGGACGTACACCTCGTCGTCGAGCAGGTAGCTGGCAACGCCCGCCAACCGCTCGTCGGCGGCCAGGCGCTCCATCATCCGGCTCTGTCCGTGGATGCGAAAGATCGAACGGACTTCGCGGCTGTCCGGCTCGGCAATGACGGTCTCGTCCTCCAGCCCGGCGGGATGGGAAAGAAGACGGCCGGTCTCGGCCTGGAGTGCGGCAATTTCAGCTTCGGAAAAGACGTTTTCCAGTACGAGATAACCGTCCCGGTCGAACCGCTCGATCTGCTCGGCGGTCAGCGGCGCGCCCGGTTCCCAGGCACGCCGCGCGACAGGTTCGTGACGCGCGAGCAGCTCGGGCTGCCCGGCGCATCGCGACGGATATTGGTCCTGCATTGCTACCCCCGTTTGCGTTCAGTCCGAAAGCGCGGGTTCGCGCTCTGCGTCGACATCGGCGGGGTAGGCACCGTTCTCGTCATGGACCTCGCGGCCGGTGACGGGCGGGTTGAACACGCAGGCACACAGGATCTCGGTCTCGGGACGGACGATGTGCTTGTCGTTGTTGTTGAGCGCATACATCACGCCCGGCTTCAGCTCGTGGGTCTCGCCGGTACCGAGGTCCTCGATCGTGCCGGTGCCCTTGAGGATCAGCACCGCCTCGAGGTGGTTCTGGTAATGCATGTGCAGTTCCGCGCCGGCGAACAGGGTCGTGACGTGGAACGAGAAGCCCATGCCGTCATCCTTGAGCAACAGGCGGTCGCTGGTCCAGCCTTCGGATTTGACGTGCTTGTCGCTCTTGCGAATGTCCTTGAGCTTGCGAACGATCATATTATTTTCCTTGGTTTCTTATGGGAAGCCGCGTGACGAGGGGCGGCCGCGCGGGGCCGCCTTCCAGGCCTCAGGCGGCGACGTTGAGCTTGCGCTCGGAGCGCGTGTCCGCATCATCGACGGGGGCGATCGCCTCGGCGATCGCTTCCTCGAGAATGTCGAGGCCGGCGTTGAAGGTCTCGTCGTCGATGACGAGCGGGGCGAGCACCTTGACGATCTCGTCATGGGCGCCGCTGGTCTCGATGATCAGGCCCTCATCGAAGCAGGCCCCGGTAATCTTGTCTGCCACTTCCCCGCTGCCGACATTGATGCCGCGCATCATGCCGCGCCCGCGGGTCGAAAGACCGTGGCGTCGGGCAATGCGTTCCAGTCGCTGCTCGAGAATGCCGCCGCGGCGGGCGATGTCGTCGGC harbors:
- the thpD gene encoding ectoine hydroxylase, producing MQDQYPSRCAGQPELLARHEPVARRAWEPGAPLTAEQIERFDRDGYLVLENVFSEAEIAALQAETGRLLSHPAGLEDETVIAEPDSREVRSIFRIHGQSRMMERLAADERLAGVASYLLDDEVYVHQSRLNYKPGFKGKEFFWHSDFETWHTEDGMPSMRCLSMSVLLAENDANNGPLMLIPGSQRVFVSCVGETPDDHYKHSLRKQEFGVPDEYSLAELAHRHGIAAPTGKPGTVILFDCNTMHGSNGNITPFPRSNAFFVFNAVSNRLVAPFGAEKPRPDFIAARKVAPIRPVSGELMGVAA
- a CDS encoding ectoine synthase, encoding MIVRKLKDIRKSDKHVKSEGWTSDRLLLKDDGMGFSFHVTTLFAGAELHMHYQNHLEAVLILKGTGTIEDLGTGETHELKPGVMYALNNNDKHIVRPETEILCACVFNPPVTGREVHDENGAYPADVDAEREPALSD